Genomic DNA from Bacterioplanes sanyensis:
GTGCTGAACAACAAAGCATGCAGTGAGTGTGGAGAGAACGGCATGAGCGGAAATAAAGGAAACGTCATATCGACGGTGTTCCGAAACCGTCTGAACGGTGTCTTGGCAGGTCTGCTGGTCGCGTTCCTGATCGCCTTTATTGGTATCACGGTCTACGTGAACAACTTGAGTAGCCGGGATGAACAATACATCGAACACGCGAACGAACTGCGTGTTTTGTCTCAGGAGTTGGCGAAAAACGCCACCGAGGCCGCGGGCGGTAAAGAACAGGCGTTCCGTGAATTGCGTGTTGCTCGTGAAAACTTCGAGCAGCGCTGGCGTTATCTGAGTAACGGTAACCCAGAAACTGGTTTGCCAGCGGCGCAGCAGCCCATCATGGCTGACGTGTTGAACGTTTGGAATGGTGTGAACAGCAACGCCGGCCAGATCGTGAACTCGCAAGAAATTATTCTCTCTCTCCACGAAGTTGCTGCCACGTTGTCTGAAACGATTCCACAGCTGCAGGTGGAATACGACGAAATCGTAGAAATCTTGCTGGATAACAACGCTCCTGCTGAGCAGGTGGCGGTAGCCCAGCGTCAGTCTTGGCTGGCAGAGCGTATCGTACGCTCGGTGAGCAAGGTACTGGAAGGTGGTGAGGACGCGGTTATGGCCGCTGACGCCTTCGGTCGTGACGCCTCGCTGTTTGGTCGCGTACTGGAAGGTATGACTAAAGGTAACGTCGCCATGAACATCTCTCAGGTGACGGACGACGAGGCGAAGTTCGCACTGGATGAAGTTTCAGAGTTGTTTGCCTTCGTAAGTGGTTCGGTGGACGAGATTCTGGAAACCTCGCCAGAGCTGTTCCAGGTGCGTGAAGCATCGGACCGAATCTTTGCAGACTCAGTTCAGCTGCTGGATCTGACGTCTGAATTGGCGGCACGTATTCAAGACGATACGGCCACCCGAAACCTGCTGCAAATTGTAGGCTACATCGCTGCACTGCTGGCGATTGTGATGATGGTGCTGTTGGGTGTGGTCTCTTACCTGGAAGCCCGTCGTGACTTGGAAGAAACCGCCAACAAAAACGAACAGAACCAGATGGCGATTTTGCGTCTGCTGGATGAAATTGCTGACCTTGCAGACGGTGATTTGACCGCCTCGGCGACGGTAACCGAAGACTTTACGGGTGCGATTGCTGACTCTATCAACTACGCCATCGACCAGATGCGCTCACTGGTATCGGCGATTAACGAAACAGCGGTACAGGTATCGTCCGCTGCCCAGGAAACTCAGGCAACGGCGATGCACCTCGCGGAAGCCTCTGAGCACCAGGCGCAAGAAATTGCCGGAGCCTCTGCAGCCATTAATGAAATGGCGGTGTCGATTGACCAAGTATCTGCCAACGCTTCTGAATCGTCCGCGGTTGCGGAGCGGTCGGTTGCGATCGCCAACAAAGGCGCTGAAGTGGTACAGGCGACGATCAACGGCATGGATAACATCCGTGAGCAGATCCAAGAGACCTCTAAGCGGATTAAACG
This window encodes:
- a CDS encoding methyl-accepting chemotaxis protein yields the protein MSGNKGNVISTVFRNRLNGVLAGLLVAFLIAFIGITVYVNNLSSRDEQYIEHANELRVLSQELAKNATEAAGGKEQAFRELRVARENFEQRWRYLSNGNPETGLPAAQQPIMADVLNVWNGVNSNAGQIVNSQEIILSLHEVAATLSETIPQLQVEYDEIVEILLDNNAPAEQVAVAQRQSWLAERIVRSVSKVLEGGEDAVMAADAFGRDASLFGRVLEGMTKGNVAMNISQVTDDEAKFALDEVSELFAFVSGSVDEILETSPELFQVREASDRIFADSVQLLDLTSELAARIQDDTATRNLLQIVGYIAALLAIVMMVLLGVVSYLEARRDLEETANKNEQNQMAILRLLDEIADLADGDLTASATVTEDFTGAIADSINYAIDQMRSLVSAINETAVQVSSAAQETQATAMHLAEASEHQAQEIAGASAAINEMAVSIDQVSANASESSAVAERSVAIANKGAEVVQATINGMDNIREQIQETSKRIKRLGESSQEIGDIISLITDIADQTNILSLNAAIQASMAGDAGRGFAVVADEVQRLAERSAAATKQIEALVKTIQNDTNEAVISMETTTSEVVRGARLAQDAGVALEEIENVSKNLADLIQNISNAARQQASSAGHISNTMNVIQEITSQTSAGTTATAKSIGNLAEMANQLRESVAGFKLPESEMESHNEQQVL